A region of the Culex quinquefasciatus strain JHB chromosome 1, VPISU_Cqui_1.0_pri_paternal, whole genome shotgun sequence genome:
AAATGGGATCCAAACAAACGAATAATGCATTGATAAACTTTTCTTtagctttaaaaaatgtcacaatacatttaaacttaaaattctcCAATTTGCTCCCAGCCCAGGCCATATAAAGGAAAAATGACTTTTCTATGTTGGTCGTTCTGAAGAAATACCTCTGATTTTTTGTACGGATCAAAAAGTAAACAGCTTCCAAGATTACTATTTTTGAGACGTGTCAGTGACAATTAGTTTCATCATTCTATTTACCAGTTATACTAAAACagtgaccttttcaaaaatatcccgaTTCTGAAAATGCTTCAATTTTTACGAGTTTTTGGAGCCTGCAATGATTCAAGGGGAAAGAATGATTCAACAAATGATGGTAATTGACTCTAACAGATGCCCTGATATGacttttcagcaattccccacgaaaacagcatgattcgaaaaaaaagttctctgatcgagctcaatttttttctgggggatccttggccgaaataattagacccgtatttttttttgtttggctattagggtgacctacgccgtgttagggtggttcgaaaaatggcaattttcgtcgattttcgcaaaaaccacttttttcaaaaatcatatctccgcgccatttcatccgattttagctgtcctagacgcaaaaaaaaggtgattagtttggctatttcggaaaaatggaaagaagtttcaaaaatctagcttaacatttgaaaaggttgaatgaaaacataaaatgctgttttgaaggtctcgggaccaaagagcctatgtctgaaattttttttatcggattcctcggaaaatttcacataacatatcaaaaaattgtgaagttatgtttttgatactctgagatacgattttttgaaaataaaaactggaattttcgacgcgccacgcgcaaaaatgggaaaatgacgaaaacgggaaaaatcgacttttttcactaaaactgtgataactataaaatttcagcgatgacctatactgcccatgatcgcataaatgtcccatatgcattttcatcgtttttgagttaatgatgcagtttggttctaaatcgtgtgctctttcagataagccagaaatcaggaggaaatcctgttttttcacgaaaacttaacacgtagccttatgtgtgggacaaacttcaaatgcgtttttctcagcttgctctTTTTGCATAtgaacaattctctaccaaaaccggaaatggattttatttgtatttttttctttggctcaaaatttgcgggggcctttcctatgaccaaataagctattttgtgtcattggttcacccatacaagtctccatacaattttggctgctgtccatacaaaaatggtatgtaaatattcaaacagctgtaacttttgagtgaattttgtgataaatttgatttcttcggcaaagttgtaggtattgttgaggacttttgagaaaaaaaaataggtacacggaaaaaaaattgcttttttttatcagtgatttttttatcagcttttttttcactaaaactcaatttcccaaaatacgtattttttgattttcgagattttttggtatgttttaggggacaaaaatccgcaacttttgagccatagagaaacatggtcaaaaaatctgccgccgagttatgatttttggataACCTATCCATTATTGTAGCACACCAATACCCAATTTTGGCGAACTGCAAAAAACTGTCatgaaaatatcttcaaaacataCCAAACTAACACCATGATACATAACAAAATCAGTTTGTCAAATACATTTTAGAATGGAACAATTTTTCGGTGAAAAAATGCACATGTGgcatttttttatgggccatactgttATTGCAAGTTATTCAAAAAATGCTGAGATTGGAGTTTGATTCATCATTTGGGGTTCATCATCTTGACAATTTCAGATCTTTCGAAACAACTACTGTTCGTTTCAATATTAGGTTTGATTAGAAGTAAGGTAGACACAGCTTTTAACTACGTGAGTCATATCTGTATGGTATGTGAAAATTAAGCGTTACTTTTTTACGGAAAATAGTCATACgaacagggatggaataatcacaaaaataacattttcgcttgcgaactttattcacccgcgaaagagagaagaggcaaatcacgcaaaagaaaatcgctcccgaaattctccaagaaaatcaatctgctgatgatgtTTTGTGAacttccttgtcagcaccacttagaATTActtatttcgttttgtttacacacattggctatctacaaaatgtggcagatcatttttcgacgtgtgacatatcacttgcaagtgtagtagtgaaaagatATTCCGCTAAATAATCAagattcggattttttctcttgataaacgttatgatgatgattattccatcgctgcttaCGAATCATGTTTTCCTAAACTCTTCACCATTCACGTACTTCGTTCCGGTAGCCACAATCGCAGATTCTCTTCCCGAACCGTGGTGCCACATCGTGGACACAATCCACCGCTCCGTGGGCATCCAAATTTCCGAAATCTTCTGCCGCGACATTACGTCCACTCAACGCGAGATATGCCACAATTGTTCGAAGGAGCAAGAATCGCACGTGGACCACTTTGAATTTCATCATTTTATCATTCTATGCTggttttaagcaattttaaactGATCAAACATATTTGTCACAAGTTTAAACCGTTGCACAATTACTCAAGCAAAGAAAAGTCGAAACAGTCTGGCCAAATGTGGAGCTGATTACGGTTGATAGCGAACTGACTTACCTTCTCTCTAACGGGCACCCAATGAGTGTGTCACGACGGCGATAAATAGCGGCCAAAGATAACACATTGCCGATAACGCagaaaataaatataaacagACTTTTTGTTCAGTTCTGCTTCTGCTCTTCCCACTCGATATTGTGAATGAGCTTGTTATCGCAATGAGAGCCCTTTTGATGCTTAGCTCTGTAATAGTATACTTTCTTTGTTGCCTTTGTTTTTACTATTATCGATGCCCGCTGAACGCTACTAAAATGGTAAGAGTTCAGAAAGTTTGGATGTGTGCCTTGCTTGCTGCAATTATCGTTTAAGTAATCATAACTAATTATTGATTGCAGTTCCTCAATACATTTATTTTAACCTGAGTATTTCTCTAGAATTTCACAAGTGTTTTCGACCTTTACAATGTTGTACATATGTCTaatagcgtggttcacggatatatgaataACACAAAGGTGTTTAATTTCGAACGCCGGAATTTTATAGTACTATGACCTCAGAGTCTAGCCTTAAAATTTCAactcatttggttaaggtttagtagcTCCAGTTTTGATGTGAAGAAAGCATGgaacttaaattaatttattaagaAGAACtgtaacttttaaattaatttactaAGAAGAACTGTAACTTTTAACATCTTTttagagaaagtttcccaaaaccctATCAAATTGTCGTATTCTtaagtttcttataggttttaatccggaaaacaactttgtagaacataacaAAGCGCTgggaattgatcccgaaaaggtacaggatattttttggagtttacttttttcggcaaaattacaaaacatgctcaaaaaattaccctgtatcttttcgggatcaattgCTAGCACTTTGcgatattctacaaagttgttccccggatcaaaacctatagaAAATCTCTAAGAAAAGGAAATATTACCGAGTTgaggaaaactttctagaagaagagttaaaaagtgataaataaatcaaattgattgaaattccattcaaacttcagatcaaaactggagTAACTAAacaatgagctcaaatttgcaggctagcttctgggacTATAGTGCTTGAACATTCCGGTTGATGCGtgcaaaattaaacatttttgtctttttcatttaTCCGTGAACCGCAATACTGTCTGTGTcggaagaagccattttgtaccattggtttttttttttccatagaTGTGGTCACGCTGGTCATGATCGGTTTTTGGTAAACTTCAAAgagattttctttgtttttatatttgtatAAAACAATTAACATTTATtgacaatattatttttatacactttattttaaattaaccgCAAttgttttgttatgaaaatcatTGATCCTCAAACCtgtaaatttgaacaaaatgacaaaaaagtaCCGGGACCCGTGGTTGCCTctaacccagtcggcctgggttcgatcccaaaaGGTTCCGGTGGAGATTTGTCTTATCACGCCTTCCggcggacggggaagtaaatgttgtaaATGTTGAGTAAAAGCTCAGTTAGGTCGTTagttcagtccaggtgtaggagtcgtctccctgggtcatGTCTCCGTGgggtcgctggtaggcagttgaattaaaaatccaaaggtcgtcagatcGAATCcgggggtggatggaagctaaggtgaaaaaggaggtttgcaattgcctcaacaatcaagccttcgaacacctagtttcgagtaggaatctcgcaatcgagaacgccaaggcattgCTGAAGAGGGAAAAGTTTGACTTGACAGAAAAGTCAGtgcagttttttgttaaaaaataacagCGAGTAAAGGATTGAAAGCACACTTTCTttttttcacacacacacacacacacacacacacacacacacacacacacacacacacagatagGAAGGACAGTAATACCATTTCGAATGGGAAAAAATAACTCAGTTTTTCTTTTAAGGAAGTCTTTTATTTAGTTACTTTTCACGCCACTTGTTCCATTATCTACAGGGCTTCACTATATAACTTGCTAACATTTAAAGTTATTTCTCTCTGTGATTTCGTTCAACTTGGTttcattacataaaaaatacatttataaattaaattaatatcacttttttataaaaaatttttcATTACCATACAGTAGTGTTGTTttggacgtttttttttttgctcttacaCTAGACTAACATTCCCTCCATATCCAAAAACCCGATCCCAGGTCGGCTACGCATCAGCGTACTCAACAATGTCGTCTATTTTAACCGTAATATCACTGCCACCCGAGTGTTCCGAATGGCTCGTGCCAGAACTGTCCGAATCTTCGGACGGTTCGCGACGTGGCGCCGGTTTCGGTGGCACTTTCTTGGCTGGCAGCGTGTACTCGGGAATCTCCCGACTGCTGGTCGGCGATCGGTCCATGTACCTAAGCGGTTCCGgcagaggaggaggagggccaCCGGCCACTATCATGGCATTTGCTGTTGTATTACTATTGCTACTACTACTGTTGGTGGTGCTGCTGTTGCCACTGTTGAGAATGTCGGGCAAATTCCGCGAAGTGCCGGGTTGTGGGTGCTGGACCGCGCCCGAAATGTTGTTTCCTATGGCGTATGGAGTGATAAGCGTACGAGTGTTATCTGAAATGAGGCAAGAACAAGAATAAGCCTTTGTTCAAATTGTGATTGTGTGGAGTGTGCGTTACCTTTGTGCATGATTTGCACGGGTTCCGAGTAATGTGAGTCACTCAAGTCCATCGGGGCGGCGTATTCGTTTATCAGCAGTGGTTGAGCCGCACTCGTTAGTTCCGCGTAGATGTGGTCAGGTGTACCGCCCGGGACTCCACCAATCACGGTCATGCCCTCGGCCGGAGCGGACGGTTCGGCGTAGATGGTCTCAAGTGGAGTCGCACTGGTGCTGGGCGCCAGATGACGGTACAGAATGTCGGTAAATGCCACAAAGTCATCTCCGCTGTTTTCGCATTCGTTGAGACGTCGCACGATCTCTCCGATTGTTAGGACTTTCTCCGTTTCGGTTGAGTTGCCGTCGAGCAATTTCTTGGTGTGAATGAAGATGTCCTCGTAGGTGTCAGGCGACTGCTTTTCCTTAATTTTCTGTAACGTCTGATGAATAATCGACTTATCTTCCTTTGTGAAAGCCTTGCTCGGTTTATGAGTCATCGTGAACGAGGCGTTCGAAACTACATCTCCTGAGGCGGCAGATTGTCTCCCTGAACAGATTGTGCGGAACAGAATACACAAAACTACAATCACTATGGCCACTATCGCTGACGCTCCCATCACGATGTACTGATAGTAGTCCTGATACTGGACGTCTTCAATCTCGGTTGGACTGACAAAATTTGGTTCAACTTTTTTCTCCTTTTGACTGCTGGAACAATCGATTGAACGAGTCGATTCATTGCACACCTGTTGCGTGtactttttaacattaaacGTTGAAGCGTTGTAGCAATGCTTCAAAGTCTCATCTATCCGGCAGTAGCTTTCCTTCAGCAGCTTATCATAATCCTGGAAGAACAACTCCTTCATCCATCGCTCATCACAAGTGCACTGTCGATTGAACGAAATTTCACGCAAAGTGCACGCCTGATGGTGGAAAAAACTGAAACTCCGGATTGCCGGTAGGGTCACCGAATTGCCATGGAATTGGCACAGCGAAGGCTGTTCAGTTTCCTCCAGTGTAAAGTAGTTGAACTCGCCGAACGAATTGTTCACGATGGCCACACTGGTCCAGCCACCGTTCTGGAAGAACCAGTTGATTCCagttttgatgattttattCTGGATGATTTTACTGGTTACTCCGGTAAACCGGATGGCTTCTGGGGCAATCTCGCTGATTCTGTAAATACAAATTGAAGTAAACTTTCATAATTGTGCTAGATATAACAAAGATTCAATACGCAATAcgctttaaaatattaaactaaAGTCAAAAATAcatccaaaacattttttttcatctcTAGAGTAAGACAGGTAACAGCATGCACGTAATCTTTCTGAAGAGCcgtggtaaacttcacagcaactgggcagaaagtttaactccatgttttACTTGTAACATTTTGATagttcaaaaaagaacaaaacagATATGAAATGATGTTTTCAACAATTCAAAGTTGCTCAAAACTACTTTTTAAACAAGGTAAAAATGATCTAAAATCAAATCCTAAAAAGCTTACGTGACTTACGTATTGTTCTGCAACATGAAGTTCACTAACCCGCTTTCCGAAATAAACTCTCTTTCGATTGTCCCAATCTTGCAACCTGTCACGGTGAAATGCTTACATAAAAGCTGGggaaaaacaaagaaaagaaaCTTGTTAGTTAATGTGCAACTTCATCTATATATGGCAAATATACCTTTTCTGTAACCGCTTGCGATTTGAGTACACCAATGTTGCAATTCTCAAACACCAACGAGTCTATTTTATTCACATCAAATGCCTTAGTTAAGACTTCTTTGATGTTTGTATTGATGAACCTGATTTCCTTAAAGGACGCCCGCAACTCGCACAAACTCCCGATGCCACAGTTTACAATGTCGAGCTGTTGGGTAAGAAGAAACCATAAGGTGAAGTGTTTTATGAAATTGAATTTGTACCCACCTTGGTTGACACGGATCCCCGAAATGCATCGTCCTGAATTCTGATATCCTTAACGCCATTGAGTAGGATTTCGCTTTCTGGCACGGAAAATGCACTTTGCATTATAACAACCTCGGCGGCACGTGTCACGTTGAGGTTGAATTCCTCTGGAAAGTAATAACAACAAAATCGTTCGTATACCTAATTacccaaaaaatacaaacaagtcCAACTCACGGCAAAAAGTTTGGCTGTGGAACACGACGGTGTGAACGTTCACCACCTCCAGCTGAGGGTAGGTTCCGTTGTTTAGACAGAAGGCCTTCGCCAGGAACTCAACGTGGTCAACTTGACTGGAGCCACCGTTGTTGTAGTTTCCCTTGATCAGGACTCGGTTCAGCAAGCTGTTCTCGAACAGTTTGGAGCTGATGTGAAGTCGCGTTGCTCGCACGTTGAGTTGGATGTTGAGGCTTTTTGCTTCCCGCGGAATGTTGTATCGACCGTCCAGTGTGAGCTAGAAAAAGGAAAATAATAATTGCTATCAAAGTTCTTAACGttttaaaagatattttaatgagacattcaaattttctaaaagtttattgaaaaatcctTTAACAGATGttagttaagttaaattttcattcaaaattgtaaaaaaaagcaaataattcgctctacagcattgccttggcgttctcgcttgcgagatttctactcgaaccaggtggccgaaggcttgattgttgaggcaatagcAAATCTCTTttcacaccttagcttccatccaccccgggattcgaactgacgacctttggattgtgactctaactgcctaccagcgactccgccgagacaggacccagggagacgactcctacacctggactgagctatcgacctaacctttttaggttagaccggggccaacatttacttccccgtccgacagaaggcgtggtcagacaaatctcgtctcgaaaaatttcaccgggaccgtctgggatcgaacccaatcCGACTGGGTGGTGCATTCAAAATTGTGCAGCTTctaaatttacaaacaaaatgagcaaaatgagaTTTCCCCTaaccgattttttttgcatttttaaacaggTTGAATAAATTTGTATCGTTTCCATATTATTTtcgatacaaatttggcagcagaccatgcttatgcttaagattttttttgatttggtgtcttcggcataaTTAAAGGTATAAATGAGGACTAAGTCGAAAAAAACTGATGCACgataaaaatcagttttttttccaattggttaaatgccatcttatcataaaatttcagaaaGGGCCTATAATCTCTacccaagtatttttttaaaaatagagttaaaaaaataagaggCAAGATGATGGAACAatcgcaaaaaatcattttcgcttgcgaactttcttcgtCCGCAAAAAAGAGagaatcgctcccgaacttttcGGAGAAAATCAATCTATTGAGGATTATTtgtgtgaatttccttgtcggCATCACTTAACGTTGTTTATatcgctttgtttacacacattgcacaTCTA
Encoded here:
- the LOC6034414 gene encoding uncharacterized protein LOC6034414, with translation MQGCSCSNQPILTIDCEVFGQLTLDGRYNIPREAKSLNIQLNVRATRLHISSKLFENSLLNRVLIKGNYNNGGSSQVDHVEFLAKAFCLNNGTYPQLEVVNVHTVVFHSQTFCQEFNLNVTRAAEVVIMQSAFSVPESEILLNGVKDIRIQDDAFRGSVSTKLDIVNCGIGSLCELRASFKEIRFINTNIKEVLTKAFDVNKIDSLVFENCNIGVLKSQAVTEKLLCKHFTVTGCKIGTIEREFISESGLVNFMLQNNTISEIAPEAIRFTGVTSKIIQNKIIKTGINWFFQNGGWTSVAIVNNSFGEFNYFTLEETEQPSLCQFHGNSVTLPAIRSFSFFHHQACTLREISFNRQCTCDERWMKELFFQDYDKLLKESYCRIDETLKHCYNASTFNVKKYTQQVCNESTRSIDCSSSQKEKKVEPNFVSPTEIEDVQYQDYYQYIVMGASAIVAIVIVVLCILFRTICSGRQSAASGDVVSNASFTMTHKPSKAFTKEDKSIIHQTLQKIKEKQSPDTYEDIFIHTKKLLDGNSTETEKVLTIGEIVRRLNECENSGDDFVAFTDILYRHLAPSTSATPLETIYAEPSAPAEGMTVIGGVPGGTPDHIYAELTSAAQPLLINEYAAPMDLSDSHYSEPVQIMHKDNTRTLITPYAIGNNISGAVQHPQPGTSRNLPDILNSGNSSTTNSSSSNSNTTANAMIVAGGPPPPLPEPLRYMDRSPTSSREIPEYTLPAKKVPPKPAPRREPSEDSDSSGTSHSEHSGGSDITVKIDDIVEYADA